The Tindallia magadiensis genome includes the window ACAGTGCCACGACCTGGATCGATTTCTTCGGCAACGCCGTTAACGATCATATGGGGCTTATCAATGGTTAGGACAATAAAGCTTCGTTGTGCTGTACTGCTGATGATATTGGAACTGCTGCGCACCGTATAGGTAGCAATGGCTTCTCCCAACTCTTCCTCAATGTTTTGCAGGGGATTGGCTTCTCGCAGTACCGGCTTAACGGTGTAATGGTAATCTGTATTGGGTTGAATGTTGACATCAATAAAGGGCAGTTCTTCAATAAAGAAATCGGTTACGGATTCGCCCAGTTGGTTAGGATCTGTGGAACGGAAAATTCGGTAACCTAACGCACCGCTGACTTTCGGCCATTCCATCCGGTTCCCGGCATCTGTAGCTTCTATTGCCTGGCCTGTGGTGGCTGGTGGTGCAGGGGTTGGCTCCGGCTGAGGCGCCGGCGCTGGGGCACCGGTTGCATTTCCCCACACTCTGGCAAAACCTTCGTTATTAGACTGACTATTATGAGACCAGGAGTCCGGATCTGAATCAATCACCGTATAGGTACCGGCTTTAATGGTAACATTAGGCTCTACAAACCAGTAAGCATTTGGTGTATCCAGGTATCCGGTTCTAGCCGTTGCGGTCCAAGGACCATACATGGTTCCATCGGCATGTTGCAGTCCAATACTGCCAGCTGGCGCTCCCCGTTGATTGTTCCAATGATAGGTTTCTATTTTGGTAATCTGATGGGGTTGCTGGATGGTAAACTGGGTTGGATTGGTGGGTCTGTTTAGGACACCGGCGATATTATTGTTATCAAAAATTAAGTTGTTTTCGTCACTGGTTGAGCTAGGTGCTGGTTCTGGTGTAGGTGTGGTGTTTTCAGTAATTGAAAAGGCCTGGCTGGTACCTACCCGGGTATAGCCATTATCTTGAAAAATACGAAATTCATAAGATCCGGCTTCTCTAGGCAAATCCAAGGTATAACTTCCAGAAGTTCCTTTTAGATATTCATATTTGATAAAACCCCGATCATCGGCCCCTGCTTTATAAAGGCCAATCCATGCATGAGAATGAGAAGGGGCATCGGAATATTCAACCGTCATTGTTTCTTCTGGTGCAAAACTTGTTTTTGGTAGACGAAACACAGGATTAAAAGGAACAACGGATACAGATGCACTAACGGCTACCCGCTGGTTATATCCACCATCATCAAATAGTCGGAATTGATAGCTTCCGGTCTGATAAGGAGCCTTTACCGTATAACTTCCGTTTGTATTTCTGACATAAGCGTAAGAAATAAGGTTTCGGTCATCTGCATCGGTTTTATAAAAACCAACCCATGCATTTGTATGTGTGGTGCCGGAGAAAGTAACCGTAATATTTTCGCCCGGCAGTACAGATGTTGTTTGAAGGTTTAGCGAAGCTGCAAAAACGGATAGAGGGAGCAGAGAAAAAACCAATAGCATACTTAATAAGATACCAATGAACTTTCGGTTCATGGCAAGCACACCCTTTCTTTTTTGATTAAATAGCAAGAGTAGGCAGTATCTACGGCTGTAACGTTTTTCCCGGGACCAGCTCCTTTCCGGTTATCAGGCCTTACCGTTGTCTGATACCAGTTCAGCTTGACATTTTGTCGGAATTTTGATAAAAAAATGATGACGCTCCTTCTTTTATTATGAGGGAAATATCCTATTTGGAAACCACCTATAATGGGTAGTTTTTATAAAAGCATTACAATAAGCCCCTACCCAAAATAGGTAGGGGCTGTGAAGCAAGTAATTATGCACCTGTAGCTCAGGGGATAGAGCACTGGTTTCCTAAACCAGGTGTCGGAGGTTCGAATCCTCCCAGGTGCGCCAAAAAAGCAAATCTTTTTAAGACAGGGTTTACCGTATTTTTCTATACGGTAAACTTTTTAATTAACTCATTTAACTCATTGGCTAAACTAGCGACTTCTGTTTGTGAAGAGACGATGCGCTCCATATGCTCCTGCTGTTCGTACATGGCGGCAGAAGATTCTTCTGTACTGGCTGCGTTTTCTTCTGATATGGCAGAAAGACTATGTGTCAGTTCAACAATACGGTTTTTATTTTCAGTCATTTCTTCTCTGGATGCATTCAGTAGATTAATAATATCTTTGATGGAATCAATGGCTTTAGCGATGGCATGAAACTTATCTTCGGTAGCTGATACACTTTGATTTTGCACTTTTGAAATATTTTTAGCTGTCTGCATGGTTTTAACAGCATCCAAAGATTTGGCTTTTAATTCATCAATAACGGTTTTAATCTCATTAGTAAAACTATTAGATTGTTCAGCAAGTTTCCGAATTTCCTCGGCTACAACGGCAAATCCTTTTCCAGCTTCACCAGCTCTTGCGGCTTCGATTGCGGCATTTAGTGCTAATAGATTTGTTTGGTCCGCAATGCTCTGAATCATGGTGCTGGCACTTTCAATTTTTTCGGCACTTTCATTGGCACTGTGAACAACCTCATCAATGGTTTTCATTGTCTGATCACTCTGATTTGTACTTTGAACAAGATCGGCTAGTATGGTAAAACCATCTTCTCTTTGTTTGTCAATTTCTATTGTTGCCTGATTAAGAGAATGCATTTGTTCGGAATCATTATTTAAGGAGTGATCAATTTGATCCACAGAGGTTGCCAAGACTTCTACATCCTTTGCTTGTTCAGAGGAGCTGTTTGCAATTTCATTAATAACACGGGAACTTTCTCGGGCTGATAACAAAGCGTTTTCTGCATTGGTGGAGACTTCTTTTGTATGGGTATTAACCTGTTCTACTGTATGGGAAACGCCTCCAATAATATCAGCAATATTTTTGATAAACTGATTAACGCTGGAAGCAAGCAGACCAAGTTCGTCGTTTGTAGTAATATCAATGCTTTGGGTCAGATCGCCACCCTTTTGAGCAAGTGCCTGTACACTATGCTGAAGAACACGGATATTTTGAAGTACGGTGAAAATGAGCCGGTAAAGCAGCCATGCACTAATCAGTATGGAAAGGATAAGGCTGACAATTCCGGCAATGGTTAACCTGTCTACTCGTGCTTCGAGAGAAGCTACGGTACCAGCTGTTCTGTTTTCCAAGGCAACAAAAAAATCATTAATGGGACGCATAATATCGGCTTTGTAAGTCATATACTGCTTATCATGCATAATACGAATAGCCGCATCTCTAGGAGATTCTCCCGGTCGCATAACGGCCCTTTCAGAAGGCCCGATATCGTTATCTGCTAAGTTCATTGCAATAACTTCTGTTTCCACTAACCCATCGGAATTAGCATTTGCTTGAGCTAAGTATTCAAACTCTTCTTCTGTAAAGTTCAAATCGGCCATAAGATCCAATAAAGAACGGGTTACATTGGAATCAGGAGTTGGCGGGTTTTCATCCACCGCTACAAGATCCCAATAAATCAGATGATACTGTGTTGGTCTGGGAATATTCCCATTACGAATGTCTAAGATCGCATTGTATTGTCGTAAGTATTCAGCCGCTTGTTCCGGATCATTTTCTCTTTCTACAACATACAGTCGAGCTAACCTGGTTAAGTCATCGGAGGATTGTCGCATTTCATCAGCTAGAAGATAGCTTTCATACCGAACTTCCTGATGATAACTCAGGTCATCTTGTGTGGTTTTTAATAATGTCATAATGGTGACATTAACAACCAGCAAAAAAATGATAGAACCTACTGATAGCAATAATGTTTTCTTTATACTCATTCCAATCACCCTTTCTTTGATACTGTTTTCTCTACGCAAGATCCCATTGGCGTTGTAGTGTCAACAGGTAACAATAAGTAAGGCGGGTAGCAAAAGAAAGTGATATAAACGTATTTTGTGAAATGTCAGCATGCTTATGAGTATAAATACCCATGCTGATGAAGAAAACTCAAAAATTAGAATATTACGAATAATGAATCTTTTATAGTTGATTAGCCATAAACAGATGGGTTGATCATTTATGACAATTCAACGCTGAATCTCTAGTTGAATATCTAAATAATGGTTCAATAATCTCTCCAGAGATTTTTTTTGAGAAACCTTTCGAAAGGTCATCGCCTTTAGGGGGTTTTTTCCAATTTCTAATAAGTAAGAGTCCTCATCCACTTTTTTATACTCTTTAATTTCTTCCCAGGAAACAAACCGACCAGAGAAAATAATCCCTTTTTCATAAAAATGGATAAAACTCCAGCTTTCCCATAATATTAAGGAAAGGTATCCCTGAAATAGAAGAATACCAATCAAAGAATGCCAGTGGTTTACGTAAGCAAAGTAATTCATAAGGAGACCCAGAAAAAAAAGTCCGGTGCTTAGCCATCTAAGCCCACTTTTCTGGGAAAAAGAAGCCAGCTTTTTTCCAGCTTTAGCCCATTGGATGTAAAGAATATTAATCAGTCGAAACAACTGATACGTGAAAAGAAGTAAGATAAACATATTTTGAATTTCCTTTCTTTCTATAAAGTTAGGGTTCTTTTTTTAGGGAATGGATAAGTTCATCCACCTGAATCCCTAATAATTTCATGGTTTTTGAGATGTTTGGAAGGGTTTGTTGAAAAAATACTTTTCGTCGCTTTTGTTGAATAATATCGATGGAATCCGGGCTGACAAAAAAACCGAGTCCTCTTTTTTTGATCAGAATATTTTCTGACTCCAATAAATGATACGCTTTCATAATGGTATTAATATTTACTTCCATTTCGACAGCACTTTCTCGTAAAGAGGAAAGTCTTTCTTCTGGTTTTAGGATTCCTTCAAGGATAGAATCTTCAATGGTAAGAGCGATTTGTCGATAGATGGTTAAACCTTCGTTAAAGTCTGATGTCATAGTTGAATCACCTGAATCCTTTTTTCGGCCAAGTAAAGGCCATACTGACTAATGAAGAAGAAAATGAGATAAGCAAAGATCATTGGATACTCCGAAAAACGTTCAAGGCCTATATACTCTTCATATTTCAGCTCAATCGATGCGATAAGAGGGAAGAGGTATAGAAAGAAAGCGCCAATACGATACAACCAGTAACCCGTCTTAAAGAAATTTATTTTTTGAAAGAAAACAATTAGGTTTGTCAAAAGTGAATCGATGAAGCTGAAAGATAAAATGGATAAAAAGAAAAAAGAGGGTGTAAACCCAGCAGCGTTTATTAATAGCTTGTCTATAGGAATCATTGGCTGTGACGTAAACAGGGATAATAGGCGATGAGAAATGCCAATGAAAAAGATCACTATCGGAAGATTGAAACACGTGTAAAGCGCTGGAATAAAAATATCTCCTATAGAATCCGCAACGATTTGTTCTTTCTGGCTTAAAGGAATTAATAATTTCATATCATAATGATTGCGGGTTATTCCTCCGTCATGAAACAGAAAGACCGTGGCAAAACAAATAAGAAAACTGAGATAAAGACTTCGATGAAAAAGG containing:
- a CDS encoding methyl-accepting chemotaxis protein, which produces MSIKKTLLLSVGSIIFLLVVNVTIMTLLKTTQDDLSYHQEVRYESYLLADEMRQSSDDLTRLARLYVVERENDPEQAAEYLRQYNAILDIRNGNIPRPTQYHLIYWDLVAVDENPPTPDSNVTRSLLDLMADLNFTEEEFEYLAQANANSDGLVETEVIAMNLADNDIGPSERAVMRPGESPRDAAIRIMHDKQYMTYKADIMRPINDFFVALENRTAGTVASLEARVDRLTIAGIVSLILSILISAWLLYRLIFTVLQNIRVLQHSVQALAQKGGDLTQSIDITTNDELGLLASSVNQFIKNIADIIGGVSHTVEQVNTHTKEVSTNAENALLSARESSRVINEIANSSSEQAKDVEVLATSVDQIDHSLNNDSEQMHSLNQATIEIDKQREDGFTILADLVQSTNQSDQTMKTIDEVVHSANESAEKIESASTMIQSIADQTNLLALNAAIEAARAGEAGKGFAVVAEEIRKLAEQSNSFTNEIKTVIDELKAKSLDAVKTMQTAKNISKVQNQSVSATEDKFHAIAKAIDSIKDIINLLNASREEMTENKNRIVELTHSLSAISEENAASTEESSAAMYEQQEHMERIVSSQTEVASLANELNELIKKFTV
- a CDS encoding GntR family transcriptional regulator, with protein sequence MTSDFNEGLTIYRQIALTIEDSILEGILKPEERLSSLRESAVEMEVNINTIMKAYHLLESENILIKKRGLGFFVSPDSIDIIQQKRRKVFFQQTLPNISKTMKLLGIQVDELIHSLKKEP